The proteins below come from a single Streptomyces spongiicola genomic window:
- a CDS encoding DUF6049 family protein, with the protein MAEAAQFQGMTTSPARRRLRRAAALLAGAPVLAGLLWLPTASPAEAASASETVDVALSSLSPSAPVKGDTLTVSGTVTNTGKKAITGAEVELRVGPRLSGRPHIDEASKATGYTPGSDAKALGGPYRVTIDRLASGISQDFTLSVPVSKLDLGRAGVYQLGVSLSGRTAGDDHDQVLGIERTFLPWQPESAGKKTQLTFLWPLVSTTHLSAETGSDEQQTPVFENDVLAAELAAGGRLEQLVSLGSGLPITWVVDPDLLATVDAMTRSYEVRTETGDTVPGRNQAVAKRWLNSLEQAVQDRPVVALPFADPDLASLAHRGKDVSGSLSHLQPATAVAETTVETILHVKPSTDFAWPVEGAIDPSIVDVATSAGAHNIIARSDSLRETGSVSYTPSAARPIGGGTTAVVADARLSKAFYGDLSQAGDSTRAIQQFLAQSLALTQQAPNAQRSIVVAPQRMPTAAQVQSMAKALQGLADQRWTQPLDLIGASEATPDPDATTRVPAASQYPKDLRARELPVQTFQDIKGTQETLDNFKVILTSPDRVVTPFGNAINREMSTSWRGKAGVAAQYRNGVQSYLKDLTTEVRLIQKSALTLSGRSATIPVTVQNKLVQSVDNLVLRLKSSNPTRLKLDDGSVVAEQPIKIDGGHSQSVKFAADANANGPVQVTAQLYTEDGKLYGGPMTFTVKASEITPTVMLVIAGGVLLLVLAGVRMYTQRKRAAAREAAAAGGAGDETDGRTVSDTSEQPSDPTPDTAPESADPSGAGEKVDR; encoded by the coding sequence GTGGCCGAGGCGGCACAATTCCAGGGGATGACTACCTCTCCTGCCCGCCGGCGGCTGCGGCGCGCGGCTGCACTCCTTGCGGGAGCCCCAGTGCTCGCGGGCCTGCTGTGGCTGCCGACGGCATCGCCCGCGGAGGCCGCGAGTGCTTCCGAGACCGTCGATGTCGCACTGAGCAGCCTTTCGCCCAGCGCACCCGTGAAGGGCGACACGCTCACCGTCTCTGGCACCGTCACCAACACGGGCAAGAAGGCCATCACGGGGGCGGAGGTCGAGCTGCGCGTCGGACCCCGCCTGTCGGGCCGTCCGCACATCGACGAGGCGTCGAAGGCCACCGGCTACACCCCGGGCTCCGACGCCAAGGCGCTCGGCGGTCCCTACCGCGTCACGATCGACCGGCTGGCCTCCGGGATCAGCCAGGACTTCACCCTGAGCGTCCCGGTCAGCAAGCTGGACCTGGGCAGGGCAGGCGTGTACCAGCTCGGTGTTTCCCTCTCCGGCCGGACTGCCGGGGACGACCACGACCAGGTACTCGGCATCGAGCGCACCTTCCTTCCCTGGCAGCCCGAGTCCGCGGGCAAGAAGACCCAGCTCACCTTCCTCTGGCCACTGGTATCCACCACCCATCTGTCGGCGGAAACCGGCTCCGACGAGCAGCAGACCCCGGTCTTCGAGAACGACGTACTCGCCGCGGAACTCGCGGCCGGGGGCCGGCTGGAGCAGCTCGTGTCGCTCGGCAGCGGGCTCCCCATCACCTGGGTCGTCGACCCGGATCTGCTCGCCACCGTCGATGCGATGACCAGGAGCTACGAGGTCAGGACGGAGACGGGTGACACGGTCCCGGGGCGCAACCAGGCCGTGGCCAAGCGGTGGCTGAACTCCCTCGAGCAGGCGGTGCAGGACCGCCCGGTCGTCGCCCTTCCCTTCGCGGACCCGGACCTGGCGTCCCTCGCCCACCGGGGCAAGGACGTGTCGGGCTCACTCAGCCATCTCCAGCCGGCCACGGCGGTCGCCGAAACGACGGTGGAGACCATCCTCCATGTGAAACCGTCGACGGACTTCGCCTGGCCGGTCGAAGGCGCCATCGATCCTTCGATCGTGGATGTCGCCACGTCGGCAGGCGCCCACAACATCATCGCCCGCAGCGACAGTCTCAGGGAGACCGGGTCCGTCTCGTACACGCCTTCCGCCGCCCGCCCCATCGGCGGTGGCACCACGGCCGTGGTCGCGGACGCACGGCTCTCCAAGGCCTTCTACGGTGATCTGAGCCAGGCCGGCGACTCTACCCGCGCGATCCAGCAGTTCCTGGCCCAGTCGCTGGCTCTCACTCAGCAGGCGCCGAACGCCCAGCGCAGCATCGTGGTCGCCCCCCAGCGGATGCCCACGGCAGCCCAGGTACAGAGCATGGCGAAGGCGCTGCAGGGACTCGCCGACCAGCGCTGGACTCAGCCGCTGGACCTCATCGGGGCCTCGGAGGCCACGCCCGACCCGGATGCCACGACCCGGGTGCCGGCCGCGTCCCAGTATCCGAAGGACCTCAGGGCCCGCGAGTTGCCCGTCCAGACCTTCCAGGACATCAAGGGCACGCAGGAGACCCTGGACAACTTCAAGGTGATCCTCACCTCCCCCGACCGGGTGGTGACGCCTTTCGGCAACGCGATCAACCGGGAGATGTCCACCTCATGGCGCGGCAAGGCAGGCGTGGCCGCCCAGTACCGCAACGGTGTGCAGAGCTATCTGAAGGACCTCACCACCGAGGTACGGCTGATCCAGAAATCGGCCCTGACCCTGTCCGGCCGAAGCGCCACCATCCCCGTGACCGTGCAGAACAAGCTTGTTCAGAGCGTCGACAACCTCGTCCTCCGGCTGAAGTCCTCCAATCCCACCCGACTGAAACTCGATGACGGCAGCGTGGTCGCCGAGCAGCCCATCAAGATCGACGGCGGGCACAGCCAGTCGGTGAAGTTCGCTGCGGACGCCAATGCCAACGGTCCGGTGCAGGTCACGGCCCAGCTGTACACCGAGGACGGCAAGCTGTACGGCGGACCGATGACCTTCACGGTCAAGGCTTCCGAGATCACTCCGACCGTGATGCTCGTCATCGCGGGCGGTGTGCTCCTGCTCGTCCTGGCAGGCGTCCGGATGTACACCCAGCGCAAGCGGGCGGCGGCCCGGGAGGCTGCCGCCGCGGGTGGTGCGGGTGACGAGACCGACGGGCGTACGGTGTCCGACACCTCGGAGCAGCCGAGTGACCCGACACCGGACACCGCACCGGAAAGCGCCGACCCGTCGGGTGCGGGTGAGAAGGTGGACCGTTGA